TTCCGAATCGCGCCCAATTCGTCGCCGAAGCGGAAGAGAACAGCGAGCCGCCGCGCCGGCGGGTGGTGCGCTTCAAGACCGGGAAGCGCTAGCGCCGCCCAGCAGCGGCCACGCCTTGTCGCGCTCCGAGGTCTGAGAGCAGGGTAGCGGCCAGGCGATCGCGAGCGCGGGATCGTCCCACCGCAAGCCGCCTTCGTGCTCCGGCGAATACCTCCCCGTGACGAAGTATTCGACGAGGCAGTCCGACACCAGGGTCTGAAAGCCATGGGCGCAGCCTCTCGGGATCAGCAAGAGCTGCTGGTTTTGGGCGCTGAGCTCGGCGCCGACCCAGCGGAGGTAGGTGGGGGACGCCGGCCGGAAGTCGACGCACACGTCGAAGATCGAGCCGCGCAGACACTGAACCAGCTTGTCCTCCGCTTCGGGCTCCCGCTGGAAATGGAGGCCGCGGATCGCGCCCGCGAGCCGGGTATGGGAGCGGTTTCCACGCATGATGCGGAAGCCCGGGTCGACGGTGCGCAGCACCTTCACGTCGAACACCGAGGCAAAGCTCCCACGCTCGTCGCCGAGGACGTCGAGCTCGATGCGATGACAGCCGGCTATCGGAGTCGGAATCAGTTTCATGATTGGGCGCGCAGTCTAGGATCGGCCGGCGCGGATGGTCAACGGTTCGCCCACCGTGCGCCGGCGCTCATTGACGCTCCCCGGCCGAACCCCTACTTTCTTCGGCCTTCCGTTCATCCCCCTCGCTGTCGCTTGAAGGAGACTCGATGCGCCGCGTGCTCGTGACGGGTGTGACTGGATTCGCCGGCAGCCATCTCGTGGACTACATGCTGTCACGTGGGGACTGCGAGATCTTCGGCATCCAGCGCTGGCGCAGCCGCACCGAGAACATCGAGCACTTCGCCGACAAGATCACCATTCTCGAGTGCGATCTCCGGGACGCCTCGTCCACCCGCGACACGCTGGAGAAGGTGCGCCCGGACTGGATCTTCCA
The sequence above is a segment of the Candidatus Eisenbacteria bacterium genome. Coding sequences within it:
- the rfbC gene encoding dTDP-4-dehydrorhamnose 3,5-epimerase, with amino-acid sequence MKLIPTPIAGCHRIELDVLGDERGSFASVFDVKVLRTVDPGFRIMRGNRSHTRLAGAIRGLHFQREPEAEDKLVQCLRGSIFDVCVDFRPASPTYLRWVGAELSAQNQQLLLIPRGCAHGFQTLVSDCLVEYFVTGRYSPEHEGGLRWDDPALAIAWPLPCSQTSERDKAWPLLGGASASRS